The DNA region TGGCCTTGTCGGGTGTTTTGGCCTGTGGATGTGGATGTGTGACGGTAGCGCGATGGCCTTACTGTAAGCGACCCGTCGTGATCCAACTCGCCGCACTCGCCTCGATCCCATTGATCGGTATCGAGCTCGCCATCTCGAATGTTTCCAACTTGGAGGTCCGGAAATTTCCCAAATTGATCTATTGGTTGTTGGCCTTTCTGCGTGATACCGAAGCACCAACCACCGGCGTCATCACAACCAAAACCGATCCGTGGGGATTGCTAACCGAAACACGACCCCGTTTTCATTGGCTTCTCTACTGGGCTGTGGTTTTGGCCGTGACCCTTCCGCTAGCTCCCGTATCGGACCGTATCAGTCCGGTCATTACGCGAAAATGGTTCCACGTCGTGGCTATTCTCCTTTTTGCCCCCGTCACCATCGCGGCGCCCGAGCTACTTTCGTTGTCCTACGCGGTCGCACTCTGTGTATTGATGGTCTTGGAATGCATCCGACCATCGGCACCGACAGTGTCCAGATTTTATCAACGCTACTTGGACATTTCCAAGGATCAGTCCCATACACTGCTGATATCACACGCCGCCCTCATTGTAGGATGTGGCCTCCCTCTGTGGATATCCAACAGTCTCCCGGTGCCGACCCAGCCCGACGGCGACTTTGAGGCCTCTGCCTCGCGTCGGTCCGTACAATATTTGCTACCGTTGTGGGGCGTTTGGGTTTTGGGAGTCGGCGACGCGTTGGCCGCGGTGGTGGGTCGTACGTGGGGACGTACCCGATGGAACGACGTCATAGGGTCCCCCACCGCAACGCACGGTCGGACTCTGGAAGGGTCCTTGGCCATGCTGGTGGGTCTCCTGGTCGTGATGTTGATCAGCGTCGGTTGCCTTTTACCGGATCCGCTGGACTGGCGGACCGTGGCGGTTTGGTTGCCGGCCGTGATTGGTACGACCCTGCTAGAAGCTTGCACGACGCAAATCGACAATCTGGTCTTACCCTTAGCTGGTGCAGCCCTCTTGTTGGCGTTTCATTAATTGTCATATCCTGGTAAATGGATAGGGAACTCTTGAACTATCTAGGCCTACAGCTTTTGACGCGGCTACAGTGGTAACGAATGTAACAGTACGTGCCCCTCTTTTGTAAAAGCACGCTAACACGAACGACTTGTCTAGAAGAATAATTTGGGGAAAGGAATGAGATTATTCCGAGTCGGCTTTTTCCGAATTGGAATCGTGCGGTGCGTCGGTGGAACAATACGGCCGAGAGGGAGAGGCGtgttttgtgtgtgtatgtgtggTATTATTGTACAAACGTCCGTCTAGGCTTGTTTGTCGGCGGTGGCTTGCGGATTGGCCACGGGCGGCGCGGACGTCGATGTGTCTTGTTCCTCGACGGGTGGCCGCGTTCCGGTGGTCAACCGAATCCCGACGAGTCGTTGTTCGGCATCAATCTTGACGACGTCCGCGTACACGCCGGGTCCAAAGAATTTTTCGTACTTGAGGACGCGTCGCGGGTCGGCCCACATTTTGTAGGGTGTGTCTACGCTCTGCCAGACCATAGTGAAGGCTAGTTCCCCGTCGTTGACTTCGTCTTGTCGGAGTTCTTGCAATTGCGGGTAGGCCTTGCCGGGCACGACGAGTCCGAGTTTTTTGACGGTGGTATCTAGATGGGCCTCGTCTCCGTAGCGGTGTCGCGTGACGTCCTGTTTGATTTTGAGAATCGTGTCGGTAGCCTTGCGGTCAAAGACCCGCTCGGCGGCGGGAGTCGTCGCGACGGGCACGGGGTTGATTTCGGCGTACTTGAGTGCGGCGCCGGCCAAAAAGACGGGAATGCCGTAGACGAATCCGAGTCCCGAAACGTTCAAACCGTCACCGCCACTTTCCGACAAGTATTCCGCGAAGGAAGCAAAGGTAATGAGGATACCGGCCCCCACGACGAGATTACCGAGGGAGAATCCACGAATCTCAAAGGGAGGCTCACCAGCGTTGTTGACGCCGGCCCCGCCAATCATGGCCGACGTGGGAGCTTTCCAACCCTGTTGCCCAAAAACAACCAAAAGTCAACCAAAAACGAAATGAGTAAGCAATCGATCAAGGATCATGGTGAGTGAACGACAGCTACAGTCTTCTGTGGTGTTGCTCGTTTCGACAATGGAGGACACAAGGCTTAACGTacatcatcatcttcgtcgtcggatgCCATTCGCCAGACCAAGGGCGACTTGTACGTCGTCGTGGGGGCGCTAGTCGCTGCCGCACTGGTACGAGCGAGCGTGTGGGTCGTCGGCGGCACGAACGCGAGCGCCACGGGAGAGACGGAGGCGCCGAACACAGCCAGAACACCGGCAGAAAAAGACTTCATGGTAACGTCAAGGGCTTGACTGTACGGAGTAAGGTGTTGTGCGTGACGGAACGGATTTTCGGCGACGGAACGCAATCGAGTCGGTCGATGGGAGGATCctggattgactgtgagatagTTGAAATGAGATATATAGATATAGATAGATGGGCAAGCAGTCGGTTTGTTCAATTGATCGTTCGAGGCCGACTTTGCTAGTGGAGCAATTCAATGGACTGTGGGGCTGGACCGAATGAAGTACGAGAACGCGGTGGTTGTTAGTGTCGTTTTCGTTCTGGTCGTTGTTTTTGGTAGTACGTACGGTctggttgactgtgaagtacCCGTGCGAGACGCTGACGGGGGTCACAAACACCGCGTTCGCAATGGAATTGTCAAACCGAGTCACTCACTGCCAACGAGAAAAAGACTTTCTGGGTGCAACTTCGTCACTTCCGCGGGGGGACTGACGACGGTACGTACCGTTGCGGTGTTGGGGTTGTGTCGTGGTACCGTCCGTCACGTCGTAGACACCAGCGCACACACGACAGGATACCTTTTTGGATTTGATCGAGGAAGAATCATTTCCCACGATGACGTGGTCACGTCCCGGCCTCCGTTTCGAAACAAACCCGGCGTGATTCAATACCCGGATTTccaatggatggatggacAGACAGCATTGTGCGTCGGTCTCCGGACCCTAGCCCCGATAGGAAACTAGGGCCCGTAGCACTGTGCTGCGGGTACCAGTAGCACAGTCAACGACcaaacgacaccaacaaacGAATCGAGCCGTACTGTTTTACTGTTCCGTGTTGgcgaccatggcggcggcgcatAGATCCACAAACCAAACCAAACATCAGACCAAACAATAACTATCGACGCGGGTCGACTCGACACGCCTTGACGGCAAGCACCGCCCACTTCTTACGTGAAAGACTCAGTCAATTTAGTCAACTGCAAACTGTAAACTGTGTACGGTACAGTCACTCACGGTCACATTTTCTCTCACCGACACAATGATGAATCCGTCGTCCCCTCCCTCGCATGGCATCGCCAACGCTACGACTCGTCAACGGCAACGGGTCGGGGGAGACTTTCCCTATCGAGACGATCCGGTACgtacgcacacacacacacacacacacacacacacacattcGACTGTCAAGCGTCCTCCAGCAAAACATTGTGTCATTGATACTCACGTTACTTCCAACCATCCATCTGTCCATCCAATCACCCCCTATTGCGTTGCTTAGAACGCCCCACCATCGGTGCGATTGGAATCCTTCACACCCGGCGGATACGGTCCCTCCCACGTCGACGCCGGTAGAGGCACGTCTATGGAAAAAACCAAGCGCCTTTCCGTCTCGCGGCGTTGTTGGAATACTGTTGGTGACGCTTGTCGTCGCTGTCAACACGGCAAGCGATCCCCCCACACAGACGACACACTTTACTACCACGACGACTTTAACGACTTGCCCTGGAGTTGTTCCTTCGGCACTTCCGACGATCACGGAATCTGGCTCAACCAATCCGACCCTGCCGGAACCATCATGTGTCTACTCGTATGGGTACTCATTGGCTATTCCACCCTCACCGTCACACTACTGGCACAAACTGGCGGTATTTCCTCCGCCTCCTCCGCCCTCTACACCATCCTCGCTGCACTCGCACTGGCATCGCACGTCAAAACAACCCTTTCCGATCCGGGATCCGTGCCCTTTTCGGCCGTACCCACCGAAACCCAACGATACGCACACGACAAACTCACCATGTGCAGTCAGTGCCAAACATTCAAACCTCCCGGATCACACCACTGCCGTATCTGCAACCGATGTATATCCCGCATGGATCACCACTGTCCCTGGATGAATAATTGCGTCGGAGTCGGaaatttcaaattctttctCCTCTTTTTGATATACACCTGGACCATTTCCGTATTGTGCTTACTACTCATGGGCTACAATTACTTTTTCTGTGCCGACGACACCTGTGTCTTTACCCTCGTCTTGACGCAACTCGTCCGTATTATGACCGTCTTATCCATCGGATCCTTTCTCTTTACCTCCTCCATGCTCATGAACGTCACGTACGGAGTCATGACCGGCGTGGGAACCATTGATCGtctcaagaaaaaggccaacGGCACCATGGCTGAATCAGACGAGGAACCCATACAGTTGCACGACATTTTTGGCATTGGCCCCTACTACACCTGGCCCTTCCCCACCGACCCTTGTTTTGAAGACTACGATCGCGTGGTGGGATACTCCACACCGCAACGCTTGCTTCGCGAGCAAATGCGCAACCACAGTAGTAAAAGCGTCGGCGGATCCTCTTGGGTCACGGGGATGGACGGCGATGACTCTGTACAAACCGGACGAGACAGTTTCGGTATGCCGGTATAGCCACAACACGTAGCTTCATGGGTCGGCCTGCCTCGCCCGCCGTACAATGGTCGCCTACTGGTCAGTCAAATAAACAATAGTTTCATAGAATATTACGTCAGTAATCCGTGGACGTCGGCTTGTATATCCGTATTCCATACACGAGTAACCagtagcagcaacagcacAAGGGTTCGTCCTTGTGTTCTATTCCACAAAAGTGTGGTTGCCCGTAAGCTAACACTACGTTTCGGATAAAAAAGTGCGTTATTCACAACGAGCAATATTTTTTTTGGGCAAACTTTTTGGACTTGCTATCAGGCGCTCTACAGGAATACCCATACACTCGGCCCACAATCACACACAGAGCTTCACGCTTGTAACCCATCAAAGCCATCCAATTTCCTCCCAGAGGAACGACATCAGTGTTCTTCGCCGTCATCCACGTAGTGCTGCGGGAGATCCGCTTTGTTGGTCAAGATGTCTTCCGAGATCAAACCCCACACACCGACATCGTGGTGACCCAGTTCGGCAAAGAGCTTTTTCCGACTGGGCAAACCGGATTCCTCCGGGGGATCAATGAACATTTTTAGCTCTACCACACAGGCACACTCCACGACCACGCCACCGAGCATTTTGACCAAACTAACGGCCGACCCAAGGGTTCCGCCCGTGGCTACCAAATCGTCAATGATCAGAACCCGGTGGTTCTTTTGAATCTTGTCTTTTTGCACCGTCAAGCCTTGTCGGTTACCGTATTCCGTCGTGTAGTCGTCCGAGGATACGCTGTTGGGCATTTTTCCCTTTTTCCGCATCATTATAAAGGGTTTATTCAAAGCCAGGGCAATTGGTGGACCCAGGACAAACCCACGTGCGTCCAAACTACAGGAGTGGTCGTGGTGCAAGCACTAGAGGGTGAGAAAGTGTCACACAGACACGCTGGCCAACCCACTTTCCTTGACTTACCCCGCAATGACGTCGACACCGATTTCCCGGTACCGATCGACAAAGACGTCTACAAtcttttgaaagactttGGGCTCGTACAGAAAACCACCAATATCGTAGAAGCGTGGAATGCCTTTGAAGGGAAAGTAGGGCAGGTACTCGGCAATTTCCTTGGCTTCGTCGCCGTCCTGGGCGTACTTGTCGCTCACTAGCACAGCTGCCGAACTTCCGTTGGTTGTCGTCATGGTACGCGTAGAAGATAAAAAGGTCAGGAAGCTATTGGACAGAGACAAAGATAACAAAGACGAGGAGCAGAGCGACTTGGCGCAGGGGATTCTTCCGATAGCGAACTACGCCGAGCATCGTCAACATGGATAAGAATGGGCGGAGGACGTCATTCGAGACCCAGCACGTTCTAGTCACGAGCAGTCGAACAGAGGAAGAACTTCCAGCACTAACCTCCGGGTATGTCGGCGGAGATGCACCGTACGTAAGTCATCCGCTGTTCAATGGATACCCCTATCCTCAAGCTGGTGACGCGAGACTTCGATCGCGCTCTATCGATCTTTCCAGAAGCATCGGCACACCCACACGGATGAACAGCGGGTTGGACTGATTAGCTGACCTGTCGCGTGGGATGCGCACGGGCGCCCTCACGGTACCGTCCCGTATCATAAGGTTAGAAGACTTCCGAAGACGAATCCGCTTTTCCAACGATCCGATCGTGTCGGCTTTTCCCTTGACGTTGCTTATACCACAGCATACGTCTTCGTCGCGATTCGAACGACACCGTCAGTCATCCTCTCGTTGGCACAAACATGTCAACGAAGTTCTTTTTGCCAATACGCAAACCGTTGGTTTTCTCACACAGGAGCACTCATACATTTCTTTTATTCGTTACAATCATAATGGTCGACCTCTCCCCCTCATGCTCACTGGCTGTTAAGGTCCTTACATTGGTAGATCGAGCCCGGACCGTTTTGGAGAAATCCAATCGCGACCAAGTCTTCATTGCCGTCGCCGGCGGACCGGGCAGCGGCAAGTCGACCCTGGCGGAACTCGTCCGCGACAAGCTCAATGCTTCCAATGAAAGTGCCGATCACGAAATCTCCGTCGTCCTGCCCATGGACGGCTACCACTACCCGAAAGCCGAACTCAAACGAATGGGAGAGGCCAACGACGAGTACACCTACGAGATGATGATGCTCCGACGGGGTGCTCCCTTCACCTACGACCACGAACGCCTCATTGCCGACTTGAAAACTGCCAAGGCCTCTGGGGAAGGATCCTTTCCTACTTATTCACGCGAAATCAGTGATCCCGTTTCGGGTGGCGTACAGTTGATGAAATCGCACCAAATTGTGCTCTGCGAAGGTCTCTACTTATTGGCTCAGGACGACCCCAATTGGGAAGCACTGGGTGAAATATGGGACGATCGCTGGTATCTGAATACACCCGAAAACATTGTCAAGGCGCGGCTCGTCAAACGCCACTTGCAGAATTGGAACTCCGTCAAGGTACGAAACTGGGGTGAAGGTTGCGCGGGGGCTGTTCGCAAAACCGAACAGTCGGATTTGCTAAACACGCGGTGGATCGATAAAACGTCCCGGGACCACTGCGATATTTGCTTTCAAAGCTTTGAAACTTAGAGGATGGATCCgcttttgtctttttcctATAGAGCTAAATCTACAGTTAGCGCTGTCAATATTTGTATGCCGAGTTTTGAATGCGTAATTTCGTGGGCGGCTTGTCGGCATCTCGTTCATGATATAAGATTGCTGCAGAGTAGAGATCCTGTTGTCACTAACGAGCGGACGGTTCCACCAAACCAAAATCGAAAAACAACATAATTTCGACAAATTAATGACGAACTGTAACACAAAAAGCTTCTTTGTCGAAACGAATGGGGAATAcctctaactgtaagtcatTATCCATAGTGCTTCGACTACCAGCATTGTAGAATAATAGCGCAATGAAATTGTATTAGCGTTTAAAGAGCCGATTCTTTTTCCTAGCCAGAAAAGATTTTCAAGTGGTAAAAGTTGCAACCATAGGTGTATTCCACTTCCAATATTCCTCACTATCGCCGGTCTCATACGACCACTCCCAGTAACAGGGCTTAGTATCGGCAGCTTTGACGTCAGTAGCATTCTTCCAGTACGAATCCGAATCGGTCCGGGTGTGGGACCATTGCCAGTACGACTGTGAATCGTCAGAAGTTTTGGCCTTTGGCACACTAGACGGTACCGAATTCGCGACGTCGACGTTTGAGGCTTCCCAGCTCCAGTACTTATCGGCTGTTGTTTTTTGATGAGAGCAAGTCCAGTACGAGTCATCAGTCTTGACTAGTTTGTGTTGGGGAGTGGTGGGTGAACTAGCATCCGTACATACTTGATCCGCAGTTTCAGCCCAGTATTCGTCGGATGATGTGTTGCACTTGGAAGGCTCTTCGCTCGCACCAACACGGGAAGCGTTGATAAGGTTCGATTCAATGCGGGCTGCCGAAAACAGGTCCGTTGCGGAAGCAACGGTAGGCTCCGTAGTCCATTCCCAATACGAAGCGCTTTCCACTGGCTGAGCTTGTTGCGGCCCGGTGGTCTCTGGACTTGCTAGGTCCTTTGATCGGACAAAGCTTTGTAGCTCACGAAAGTCGCTCAAAGATTGCGAAAGCGTCGATAGGCGGTGAAGATTGGGAGCCATGCTTCAGTAGGGACTCTTAAAAAGCAAAGGAGGAGAAGATTGCTCGTGCGTGGGTGTTTTATTGTGAACGCTATTCTCTAGCCAAGAGCTATCTAGCTAGCCTTTCCCGTGTAGATACCAAAATAGGTCGGCTTGATTGGTTTGTTCTTCACAATCGTTGACCCAGAGGTGTCAAGATCCCAAGGCCTCAGTGAACCAGTCGTCAGTACTTGATTGTTCGTTTTCTTTCTATTTATTGGCTATTAAGTACGTTGTTCATTAGTATGAAATCTGACATTAATTATAAAGGAATTCTTGTACCAAAAGCGAACTAAATTTTGCAATTGCACCGGAAAGCATTTTATAGACCAAGCAAACTACAAATTTAGTGAAAATACAGACCGATGGAACTAATACTTGTGAAGCCCACTTCCGTTTCGAAACTACAAATCTGCATCTGCAAAGACCCAATAACAGCAGTGTGACACGAGCTTCTCATCGTTGTTGATTGGGAGAATTACAAAAATGCTATGTCGCAGTGTTTTCTCCAGCTATGGCATCCCCTTCTGTAGAAGGGACTGATTCTAACGATTACAACTGCCGAGCTGGAGAGCCAACATAAGCCAATCTTACTGCGTCTTTAGTCGAGAATAAAGGTGTTCCATAACTTTGCTGTCCGTTATTTAATCAGCGTCAATAAACGCTGAAAAAAGGTCCGCCAGCTAGCTGGCTTTGTTGAATATACTTTTTATTGCACATCACACATCGATCAATAGTAAATTGCGATCGCCTCTGAA from Phaeodactylum tricornutum CCAP 1055/1 chromosome 18, whole genome shotgun sequence includes:
- a CDS encoding predicted protein → MAPNLHRLSTLSQSLSDFRELQSFVRSKDLASPETTGPQQAQPVESASYWEWTTEPTVASATDLFSAARIESNLINASRVGASEEPSKCNTSSDEYWAETADQVCTDASSPTTPQHKLVKTDDSYWTCSHQKTTADKYWSWEASNVDVANSVPSSVPKAKTSDDSQSYWQWSHTRTDSDSYWKNATDVKAADTKPCYWEWSYETGDSEEYWKWNTPMVATFTT
- a CDS encoding predicted protein, with the protein product MNRPARPTESSYNRLRDIEGIFWTVLAFLPLVYSQSRWNSIYSFVTLSGVVAELVRPHTADKGEAVATRSMWRLPGNGYTNSVSGRSMAYVLLPLLLQTMDGFSADRETDCGRFGMLIIVGNFVGLAPSVSNLGIAAALMVASDLPVGSSIGFLVTWLVLALTISYVPSLHGVLTQGEWTLITALTTIAIAVFGTWETSDIHEENMHHYVALSGVLACGCGCVTVARWPYCKRPVVIQLAALASIPLIGIELAISNVSNLEVRKFPKLIYWLLAFLRDTEAPTTGVITTKTDPWGLLTETRPRFHWLLYWAVVLAVTLPLAPVSDRISPVITRKWFHVVAILLFAPVTIAAPELLSLSYAVALCVLMVLECIRPSAPTVSRFYQRYLDISKDQSHTLLISHAALIVGCGLPLWISNSLPVPTQPDGDFEASASRRSVQYLLPLWGVWVLGVGDALAAVVGRTWGRTRWNDVIGSPTATHGRTLEGSLAMLVGLLVVMLISVGCLLPDPLDWRTVAVWLPAVIGTTLLEACTTQIDNLVLPLAGAALLLAFH
- a CDS encoding predicted protein encodes the protein MKSFSAGVLAVFGASVSPVALAFVPPTTHTLARTSAAATSAPTTTYKSPLVWRMASDDEDDDGWKAPTSAMIGGAGVNNAGEPPFEIRGFSLGNLVVGAGILITFASFAEYLSESGGDGLNVSGLGFVYGIPVFLAGAALKYAEINPVPVATTPAAERVFDRKATDTILKIKQDVTRHRYGDEAHLDTTVKKLGLVVPGKAYPQLQELRQDEVNDGELAFTMVWQSVDTPYKMWADPRRVLKYEKFFGPGVYADVVKIDAEQRLVGIRLTTGTRPPVEEQDTSTSAPPVANPQATADKQA
- a CDS encoding predicted protein, which gives rise to MMNPSSPPSHGIANATTRQRQRVGGDFPYRDDPNAPPSVRLESFTPGGYGPSHVDAGRGTSMEKTKRLSVSRRCWNTVGDACRRCQHGKRSPHTDDTLYYHDDFNDLPWSCSFGTSDDHGIWLNQSDPAGTIMCLLVWVLIGYSTLTVTLLAQTGGISSASSALYTILAALALASHVKTTLSDPGSVPFSAVPTETQRYAHDKLTMCSQCQTFKPPGSHHCRICNRCISRMDHHCPWMNNCVGVGNFKFFLLFLIYTWTISVLCLLLMGYNYFFCADDTCVFTLVLTQLVRIMTVLSIGSFLFTSSMLMNVTYGVMTGVGTIDRLKKKANGTMAESDEEPIQLHDIFGIGPYYTWPFPTDPCFEDYDRVVGYSTPQRLLREQMRNHSSKSVGGSSWVTGMDGDDSVQTGRDSFGMPV
- a CDS encoding predicted protein, translated to LPYFPFKGIPRFYDIGGFLYEPKVFQKIVDVFVDRYREIGVDVIAGLDARGFVLGPPIALALNKPFIMMRKKGKMPNSVSSDDYTTEYGNRQGLTVQKDKIQKNHRVLIIDDLVATGGTLGSAVSLVKMLGGVVVECACVVEL
- a CDS encoding predicted protein — encoded protein: IAVAGGPGSGKSTLAELVRDKLNASNESADHEISVVLPMDGYHYPKAELKRMGEANDEYTYEMMMLRRGAPFTYDHERLIADLKTAKASGEGSFPTYSREISDPVSGGVQLMKSHQIVLCEGLYLLAQDDPNWEALGEIWDDRWYLNTPENIVKARLVKRHLQNWNSVKVRNW